The following coding sequences lie in one Loxodonta africana isolate mLoxAfr1 chromosome X, mLoxAfr1.hap2, whole genome shotgun sequence genomic window:
- the LOC135228873 gene encoding zinc finger protein 345-like, with protein sequence MLPVFNRIHTVENLRESNEGNACGKTFRRIPNLTVQKRNPPEVNPFECSDCEKAIMDPSSHNHHTCQFITSREACGGTTPMRPLSGKKLHKCEVCGKDFICISTLKNPVTTLTSDNQYKCNEYGKDFCSFSSFWTHVRGHKGECKESSSSDPLSLLFYNRDKPYECREFRKAFNFSSALTAHLGPHSEERPYECKEHGKAFGLPSYLTTHITTHTGERPYECNECGKDFRQSSNLIVHRRIQSGERPYECQEYGKAFKCASHLTNDRKTHSGDKPYKCTECAKAFSQASSLITHIRTHNGQRPYECKECGKTFRYSSNFTSHRRTHSGEKPYECKQCGKAFRQSSGLMTHRRIHTGERPYECKECGKAFRDPSQLTSHMRTHSGERPYECEECGKAFSHSGNLANHIRTHNGQRPYECKECGKAFSQLSTLTTHITIHSAEKPYECKQCGKAFRRASDLMAHRRIHTGEKPYQCKECGKAFSYSSAMASHRKAHNGVRPYECKECGKTFKYPSNFTSHMRTHSGESPYECKECGKVFRQSSYLIVHRRIHSGERPYECKECGKAFKCSSHLTSHRRTHSGDKPYKCTECGKAYSQASSFTTHISTHNGQP encoded by the coding sequence ATGTTGCCTGTTTTTAACAGAATTCATACAGTAGAAAACCTCCGTGAAAGTAACGAAGGCAATGcgtgtgggaaaaccttcaggCGGATTCCAAATCTTACCGTGCAgaaaagaaatcctccagaagtaAATCCTTTTGAATGCTCTGACTGTGAAAAAGCCATCATGGATCCCTCATCACATAACCACCATACCTGTCAGTTTATTACATCTAGAGAAGCCTGTGGTGGTACCACTCCTATGAGACCTCTTAGTGGAAAGAAACTCCATAAGTGTGAGGTATGTGGAAAGGATTTCATTTGTATCTCAACTCTTAAGAATCCTGTGACAACACTCACTAGTGACAATCAGTATAAATGTAATGAGTATGGGAAAGATTTCTGTAGTTTCTCGTCCTTTTGGACACATGTGAGAGGTCACAAGGGTGAATGTAAAGAAAGTTCTTCTAGTGACCCTTTATCCCTCCTTTTCTATAACAGAgataagccttatgaatgtagggaatttaggaaagcctttaatttttcctcagccctcactGCACATTTAGGACCTCACAGtgaagagaggccttatgaatgtaaggaacatGGGAAAGCCTTTGGTTTGCCCTCgtacctcactacacatataacaactcacactggagagaggccttatgaatgtaatgaatgtgggaaagaCTTTAGGCAATCCTCAAACCTCATTGTACATAGAAGGATTCAAAGTGGAGAAAGACCTTATGAATGTCAGGAATATGGAAAAGCCTTTAAGTGTGCCTCACATCTCACTAATGATAgaaaaactcacagtggagacaagccatataaatgtacagaatgtgcgaaagcctttagtcaggctTCATCCCTTattacacatataagaactcacaatggacagaggccttacgaatgtaaggaatgtgggaaaacatTTAGGTATTCTTCTAACTTCACTTCACAtagaagaactcacagtggagagaagccttatgaatgtaagcaatgtgggaaagccttcaggcagtcctcaggcctcatgacacatagaagaattcatactggagagaggccatatgaatgtaaggaatgtgggaaagcctttagagaTCCCTCACAGCTCACCTCGCATatgcgaactcacagtggagagaggccttatgaatgtgaggaatgtgggaaagcctttagtcactcAGGAAACCTCGCTaaccatataagaactcacaatgggcagaggccttatgaatgtaaggaatgtggaaaagcctttagtcAGCTCTCaaccctcactacacatataacaaTTCACAGTgcagagaagccttatgaatgtaagcaatgtgggaaagcctttaggcgGGCCTCAGACCTCATGGcacatagaagaattcatactggagagaagccATATcaatgcaaggaatgtgggaaagcctttagttattCTTCAGCGATGGCTTCACATAGGAAAGCTCATAATGGTgtcaggccttatgaatgtaaggaatgtgggaaaacgtTTAAGTATCCTTCTAACTTCACTTCACAtatgagaactcacagtggagagagcccttatgaatgtaaggaatgtgggaaagtcttTAGGCAATCCTCATACCTCATTGTACATAGAAGGATTCACAGtggagaaaggccttatgaatgtaaggaatgtggaaaagcctttaagtGTTCCTCACATCTCACTAGTCAtagaagaactcacagtggagacaagccatataaatgtacagaatgtgggaaagcctataGTCAGGCTTCATCCTTTACTACACATATAAGTACTCACAATGGACAGCCCTAA